The window AGTGCGGTAATGACGATGCTACACGCTGGGTGGAAAAACAGTCAGCCCGTATTCCTGAAGTCCCATGCTTCCTTATAACCTTCACGCTACCGCATGAACTGAACAAAGTCGTCAGAAGTCATCAGAAGGATTGTTACGGGCTGTTGTTCCGTGCCTCATCAAACGCTCTAAAGAAGCTCGCGGCTGATCCCCGCCACCTCGGCGCGCAGCCCGGGATGCTGGGTGTTCTTCATACATGGGGGCGTGATCTCCCATATCATCCTCATGTTCATTACCTGGTTCCCGCTGGCGGTATTGATAAGAACAGTAGATGGTGCTGGACACCCTACGAAGACTTCTTCCTGCCCGTCAGGGCACTCTCACCAATCTATCGAGGTAAATTCCGTGATGGAATGAAGGTTCTCGGACTTCATGATGCCGTTCCCAGAGAGGTCTGGAAAAAGGACTGGGTCGTACACTGTGAGCCTGCGGGACAGGGACCTGAAGCAATCAAGTATCTCTCACGCTATATCTATCGCGTGGCCATAACTAA is drawn from Candidatus Aegiribacteria sp. and contains these coding sequences:
- a CDS encoding transposase — encoded protein: CGNDDATRWVEKQSARIPEVPCFLITFTLPHELNKVVRSHQKDCYGLLFRASSNALKKLAADPRHLGAQPGMLGVLHTWGRDLPYHPHVHYLVPAGGIDKNSRWCWTPYEDFFLPVRALSPIYRGKFRDGMKVLGLHDAVPREVWKKDWVVHCEPAGQGPEAIKYLSRYIYRVAITNSCIIALYDDKVTFRYQPVGTKDWKYMTLPVLVFMARFLQHVLPKGFCKVRYYGFLHQRCTEKLNSIREQLGLPPVPLPVEKPITLYCSHCGTALVHLLALQRMRAPP